In Calothrix sp. PCC 7507, one DNA window encodes the following:
- a CDS encoding NAD(P)/FAD-dependent oxidoreductase, which translates to MNIPQQCDVVIIGGGPAGSTAATILARKGYKVVLLEREKFPRERVGESMLPFCYELFRELGVLAQMEKRFVRKPGVRFINSDGSASTYWCFNHVIKDESYLSFQVNRSEFDTILLENSRKHGAEVREETRVDVCSLEVEGSTDKVEVQAISRNGERLSLQTRFVIDASGRSGFIASSKGWRKGHKGFARTALWTHWKGIKSLKGGLEEGSSIILYLGGEKRGWAWVFPLGIDWVTVGVVMDTAYLNHKRQELQASSIKDWCTELYQQELYSSEFIRELLAQARISMPVQVEGDYSYYSENKFSTKYAMVGDANRFLDPIFSSGVFLSMKSSFLVANAVDKMLLSNQANDMSYLEEAYAKINGAYDFVYRLISLFYQPHALSWAEAGATFNSVSQIDYKRHEVAMGAGHYMLAGDFFENHEKYHKFLDMMENPRFFEGYKNLVVDREEYQTESCGAERSIIFP; encoded by the coding sequence ATGAATATCCCCCAGCAGTGCGATGTAGTGATAATTGGTGGCGGGCCAGCAGGTTCTACGGCTGCTACGATTTTGGCACGTAAGGGATACAAGGTAGTTTTACTGGAGAGAGAAAAATTTCCACGAGAGCGCGTTGGGGAATCAATGTTACCCTTTTGCTACGAACTTTTCCGCGAACTTGGCGTTTTAGCCCAGATGGAAAAGCGATTTGTGCGTAAACCTGGAGTTCGTTTTATTAACAGTGACGGTTCTGCTTCTACATACTGGTGTTTTAACCATGTCATTAAAGATGAAAGTTACCTATCTTTTCAGGTAAACCGAAGCGAATTTGATACAATTCTGCTGGAAAATTCCCGCAAGCACGGTGCAGAGGTTAGGGAAGAAACCAGAGTTGATGTATGCAGCTTAGAGGTAGAAGGTAGTACGGATAAAGTAGAAGTCCAAGCGATTTCCCGAAATGGCGAAAGGCTTTCTTTACAGACTCGATTTGTCATAGATGCTAGTGGGCGTTCTGGTTTTATTGCTAGTAGTAAAGGTTGGAGAAAGGGGCATAAAGGGTTTGCTAGAACTGCGTTGTGGACGCATTGGAAAGGCATTAAATCCTTGAAGGGTGGATTGGAAGAAGGAAGCTCAATTATTCTCTATTTGGGAGGTGAAAAAAGGGGATGGGCTTGGGTATTTCCCTTGGGTATAGATTGGGTAACTGTTGGTGTCGTAATGGATACGGCGTATCTCAACCACAAAAGGCAGGAACTTCAAGCTAGCTCAATAAAAGATTGGTGTACCGAACTTTATCAGCAAGAGTTATACTCCTCTGAGTTTATTAGAGAATTACTTGCACAGGCAAGAATATCGATGCCTGTGCAAGTAGAAGGAGATTATTCTTATTATTCTGAGAATAAATTTAGTACTAAGTATGCAATGGTTGGGGATGCTAACCGGTTTTTAGATCCTATTTTTTCGAGTGGCGTTTTTTTGTCCATGAAAAGCAGTTTTTTAGTTGCTAATGCAGTGGATAAGATGCTTTTATCAAACCAAGCAAACGATATGAGCTATTTGGAGGAAGCCTACGCGAAAATTAATGGTGCTTATGATTTCGTTTACAGGCTGATTAGCCTTTTTTATCAACCTCATGCTTTGAGTTGGGCAGAAGCTGGGGCGACATTCAACTCAGTTTCGCAAATTGACTATAAGCGGCATGAAGTAGCAATGGGGGCAGGTCATTATATGCTGGCAGGAGATTTCTTTGAAAATCATGAAAAGTATCATAAGTTTTTGGATATGATGGAAAATCCTCGATTTTTTGAAGGATATAAAAACTTAGTTGTAGATCGGGAAGAATATCAAACAGAATCATGCGGTGCAGAGCGTTCCATCATATTTCCTTGA
- a CDS encoding type II toxin-antitoxin system VapC family toxin codes for MNIRFLLDSNIISEPMKQAPNVKVMAKLLHHAGEMSTATIVWHELLFGLNRLPPSRKRQELERYFQEEVKAKLPFFSYDEAAAEWHAQERSRLVKLGKTPTFVDSQIAAIAQVNQLILVTNNISDYTNFNDLQIENWYL; via the coding sequence GTGAATATTCGATTTCTGCTAGATAGTAATATAATTTCCGAACCCATGAAGCAAGCACCTAACGTAAAAGTCATGGCGAAGTTATTGCATCATGCAGGGGAAATGTCAACAGCAACCATAGTTTGGCACGAGCTTTTATTCGGTTTAAATCGATTACCACCATCCAGAAAGCGCCAAGAACTAGAACGATACTTTCAAGAAGAAGTCAAAGCGAAATTACCTTTTTTTTCTTATGACGAGGCAGCCGCAGAATGGCACGCTCAAGAAAGGTCGCGTTTGGTTAAACTGGGTAAAACTCCCACTTTTGTAGATAGTCAAATTGCCGCCATCGCTCAGGTCAATCAGTTAATTTTAGTGACTAATAATATATCAGATTATACTAATTTTAATGACTTGCAAATTGAAAATTGGTATTTGTGA